One stretch of Paenibacillus sp. FSL R5-0341 DNA includes these proteins:
- a CDS encoding DUF4261 domain-containing protein: MTRIDLELEGEHVMGLFDKLRRRKKEKVPAGGAVESTNYSETIVGFVLLEREDCDFDLFIKNMKNEWNIEIEERSEEGNLFFEVNGMQVVCAHIAAPVPDREVEENAKLNILWREAEQVTSRHQSQIIVSVLNATDAIEGHVLFTQTASALLQLDHALAIYMAPLVVEASQYVETSRGIKHDEMPVSLWIFIGLYQNAEGASAYTYGLRNFGKEEMEIMQSSESLSDVFEMMFMTTTYVVENDVTLHDGETLGFSAEQKLSISLSKGVATEGNSLKIGL, translated from the coding sequence ATGACCAGAATCGATCTGGAATTGGAAGGAGAACATGTCATGGGATTGTTTGACAAGCTTCGGCGGCGCAAAAAGGAGAAGGTACCTGCAGGTGGTGCTGTCGAATCGACGAATTACAGTGAAACCATCGTGGGTTTTGTTCTGCTGGAGCGTGAAGATTGTGATTTTGACCTCTTCATCAAAAATATGAAAAACGAATGGAATATTGAGATTGAGGAACGCTCGGAGGAGGGCAATCTCTTTTTTGAAGTGAATGGAATGCAGGTGGTATGTGCCCACATTGCCGCGCCTGTGCCTGACCGTGAAGTTGAGGAGAATGCCAAACTTAACATCCTTTGGCGAGAAGCAGAGCAAGTTACCTCACGACACCAGTCTCAGATTATTGTCTCTGTTCTGAACGCAACAGATGCTATTGAGGGACATGTTCTGTTCACTCAGACAGCGAGTGCCTTATTGCAGTTGGATCACGCGCTCGCAATATACATGGCCCCGCTTGTGGTTGAAGCCAGTCAATATGTCGAGACCAGCCGTGGAATCAAGCATGATGAGATGCCCGTCTCGCTCTGGATTTTCATCGGATTATACCAAAATGCCGAAGGCGCTTCAGCTTACACTTACGGACTACGTAACTTTGGCAAAGAAGAGATGGAGATTATGCAATCCTCGGAGTCCTTAAGCGATGTATTTGAGATGATGTTCATGACCACAACGTATGTGGTTGAAAACGACGTCACACTGCATGACGGGGAAACACTTGGTTTCTCGGCAGAACAAAAGCTAAGCATTTCCCTTTCCAAAGGTGTAGCAACGGAAGGTAACAGTTTGAAGATCGGACTCTAA
- a CDS encoding MOSC domain-containing protein, with protein sequence MGTVQFVLLADDPSTFVTRVVPFIDIELAGIPGDRHYGLLHPADSRQKIYKRGIPIANRRQISIVSEEECALIAEKMNIPEVRPEWLGANMLVRGIDRLTELPAGTRLLFPNGTGLICEGENLPCVHPGKMIEQFYEQDGLRKKFVPAARKKRGIVCSVEREGVIHTGDTIEVIRLS encoded by the coding sequence ATGGGAACTGTTCAATTCGTCTTGTTGGCTGATGATCCATCCACTTTTGTGACGCGAGTTGTTCCTTTTATCGACATCGAGCTTGCGGGAATTCCGGGTGACCGTCACTATGGTTTGCTTCATCCGGCGGACTCCCGTCAGAAAATCTACAAGCGCGGCATACCGATTGCGAATCGTCGCCAGATCAGCATTGTGTCTGAGGAAGAATGTGCTCTTATCGCTGAGAAAATGAACATTCCTGAAGTGCGTCCAGAATGGCTTGGTGCCAATATGCTGGTCCGTGGCATTGATCGATTGACTGAATTGCCTGCTGGAACGCGGCTTCTATTTCCAAACGGGACGGGGTTAATATGCGAAGGAGAGAATCTTCCCTGTGTGCATCCGGGGAAAATGATTGAGCAATTCTACGAACAGGACGGTTTGCGTAAAAAGTTCGTGCCAGCCGCTCGCAAAAAACGTGGGATCGTCTGCTCGGTTGAACGTGAAGGTGTAATCCATACGGGGGATACCATCGAAGTCATTCGCCTGTCCTGA
- a CDS encoding DUF1304 domain-containing protein → MISIIFVALVAVEHIYIMVMEMFMWTRPRTMKTFNLTPEFAKSTKSLAANQGLYNGFLAAGLIWGLVYPDVAVGQHIQIFFLACVIIAALYGGATSSRSIIIKQGLPAIIALLLVLFL, encoded by the coding sequence TTGATTAGTATCATTTTTGTAGCTCTTGTAGCTGTCGAACACATCTATATCATGGTGATGGAGATGTTTATGTGGACTCGTCCACGCACAATGAAAACCTTTAATCTCACGCCGGAATTCGCCAAATCCACCAAATCTCTCGCGGCCAATCAAGGTCTTTACAATGGATTTCTTGCGGCAGGTCTGATCTGGGGACTCGTATATCCGGATGTTGCCGTTGGACAGCATATTCAGATTTTCTTCCTGGCGTGTGTGATTATCGCGGCCCTCTATGGAGGGGCTACTTCTTCACGTTCCATCATTATTAAACAAGGATTGCCTGCGATCATTGCATTGTTGCTAGTTCTGTTCCTGTAA
- a CDS encoding GNAT family N-acetyltransferase — protein sequence MTKKNYHIRPIEEQDIPFLWEMLYASLHTREGDEPLQLESVHTPELSKYVEGWGREGDFGYVAVDQHGKRLGSITLRFYTDQNAGYGYVNAATPEMGMAVTEDARGKGVGTLLLQTALDEAKRRGIEAVSLSVDPDNEAIRLYRRLGFVEEGFCGTSVTMVRVSSLES from the coding sequence ATGACCAAGAAAAACTATCATATACGTCCGATCGAAGAACAGGATATCCCTTTTCTGTGGGAGATGTTATACGCATCCCTGCATACACGAGAAGGCGATGAACCGCTACAACTCGAAAGTGTACATACTCCTGAGCTATCCAAATATGTTGAAGGCTGGGGAAGAGAAGGGGATTTCGGGTATGTTGCGGTAGACCAGCATGGTAAAAGATTAGGTTCGATAACATTACGATTCTATACGGACCAGAATGCGGGTTACGGTTATGTGAATGCAGCTACGCCAGAGATGGGGATGGCTGTAACTGAAGATGCACGTGGAAAAGGTGTAGGCACCTTACTGCTTCAGACTGCACTGGATGAAGCCAAACGGCGGGGAATTGAAGCAGTCTCGCTCAGTGTAGACCCGGATAACGAAGCGATTCGTTTATATAGGCGGCTAGGGTTCGTGGAGGAAGGCTTCTGTGGTACATCAGTAACGATGGTGCGTGTAAGTAGCTTGGAATCTTAA